In one Nicotiana tomentosiformis chromosome 6, ASM39032v3, whole genome shotgun sequence genomic region, the following are encoded:
- the LOC104089379 gene encoding pectinesterase-like: MYNIRHKPSLILTILASTALILLTFFVLLSNPKSSSSRAAEKTMTPHIHVHKNIQIAQSHCEGTLHPELCVSTLSSFPNLHRKSIAEIISSTVKIAVGEVRASAHNCSDLRRHVPKLEPIEKRALQDCVELLGETIAELRTALSDLSPKKSASKHYNDIQTLLSAAMTNEDTCLDGLFYSTKNNLTRYVEDNLHTIAHHVSNSLAMLNKIKRTSVSSSDEVFPEYGAMKNGFPKWLKRRERALLQVPVNETKFDLAVAKDGSGNFTTINEALSAAPNSTNTRFVIYIKEGSYFEYVEVDKKKNMIMFVGDGVGKTKIKGNRNHVDGWTTFRSATVAVVGKGFLAKGITFENYAGPSKHQAVTLRSSSDLSAFYQCSFVAYQDTLYVHSLRQFYRECDIYGTVDFIFGNAAVVLQNCNLYARKPDPNQRNLFTAQGREDPNQNTGISILNCKVEAAADLVPVQSSFKNYLGRPWKEYSRTVFLQSYIGSLIEPAGWLEWNGNFALKTLYYGEYMNRGPGSNTSVRVKWPGYRVINSSAETSQFTVGNFIQGGEWLPATGFPFYLNFTFS; this comes from the exons ATGTATAATATCAGACATAAACCTTCACTGATACTCACTATCTTGGCTTCCACCGCCCTCATCTTACTCACATTCTTCGTTCTCTTAAGCAACCCAAAATCATCATCCTCTAGAGCAGCCGAAAAAACGATGACTCCGCATATTCACGTTCACAAAAACATCCAAATAGCCCAATCCCATTGCGAAGGAACACTTCACCCGGAACTTTGTGTTTCCACTCTCTCCTCATTCCCAAATCTCCACCGTAAATCCATTGCAGAGATCATCTCTTCCACTGTTAAAATCGCAGTGGGTGAGGTCAGAGCCTCCGCCCACAACTGCAGCGACCTTCGTCGACATGTACCCAAACTGGAACCTATTGAAAAACGAGCACTCCAAGACTGTGTTGAACTATTGGGAGAAACTATTGCTGAGCTCAGAACAGCCCTCTCTGATCTTTCCCCTAAGAAATCTGCTTCCAAGCACTACAATGACATCCAAACACTTCTCAGTGCTGCAATGACCAATGAGGATACTTGCCTAGATGGACTCTTCTACAGTACAAAGAATAACTTAACCCGTTATGTAGAGGACAATCTGCATACCATCGCTCACCACGTCAGCAACTCCCTCGCCATGCTCAACAAGATTAAGAGGACATCAGTATCTTCTTCTGACGAAGTGTTTCCCGAGTACGGGGCTATGAAGAATGGGTTCCCGAAATGGCTGAAGAGGCGGGAGAGAGCACTTCTGCAAGTTCCAGTGAATGAGACCAAGTTCGATTTGGCGGTGGCAAAGGATGGCAGTGGTAATTTCACGACTATTAACGAGGCCTTAAGTGCAGCACCCAACTCCACTAACACAAGATTCGTGATCTACATTAAGGAGGGATCTTACTTTGAATACGTGGAGGTAGACAAGAAGAAAAACATGATAATGTTTGTCGGAGATGGCGTCGGAAAGACAAAGATAAAGGGTAACCGGAATCATGTTGATGGATGGACTACTTTCCGATCTGCCACTGTTG CCGTGGTGGGAAAAGGATTCTTAGCAAAAGGCATCACCTTTGAAAACTATGCGGGACCAAGCAAGCACCAAGCAGTAACTCTTCGGAGTAGCTCAGACTTATCTGCTTTCTACCAATGCAGCTTTGTTGCATACCAAGACACCCTCTACGTCCATTCCCTTCGTCAATTTTATCGCGAGTGCGACATTTATGGAACAGTCGACTTCATCTTTGGTAACGCAGCCGTAGTTCTCCAGAACTGTAACTTATACGCTCGTAAACCAGACCCAAATCAGAGGAACCTGTTCACTGCCCAAGGAAGAGAAGATCCAAACCAGAATACTGGGATTTCAATCCTGAACTGCAAAGTGGAAGCTGCTGCTGATTTAGTTCCAGTTCAATCATCATTCAAGAATTATCTAGGACGTCCCTGGAAAGAATATTCGAGAACTGTCTTTCTTCAATCGTACATTGGCAGCTTAATAGAACCTGCTGGATGGTTGGAATGGAATGGTAATTTTGCATTGAAGACACTGTACTATGGAGAGTACATGAACAGAGGACCAGGTTCAAATACTAGTGTTAGAGTGAAATGGCCTGGTTATAGAGTCATCAACAGTTCCGCCGAGACCAGTCAATTCACAGTTGGGAATTTCATTCAGGGAGGGGAATGGCTACCAGCCACAGGCTTTCCTTTTTATCTTAATTTTACTTTCTCCTAA